The stretch of DNA TTCCACGAATAAGAGGGTCTGTATGTACTTACCTGTCCAAGTATGAGCTTATAAAATGCTGTTGACAAAGGCAAATCTAAGAGCCTTCCATCCTGCAAGACTTTCGCCACGACTCGACCGACCAAGCGGAAATATTCTACGACTTTGAAGAATCTGCTACCCTCCGAGGTATCAACATTAGATGGCCAAGGGCGAGGAAATAATCCAAGAGGAGCTTGTACCAGATTCCGGGCATCTTCGGATGAGTTGAGTTTTTGAGGAGCTGGCAAATCATCGTCAGAATCCACATGGATCACACCATTCTTATCGATTTCCATTTCTGAATAATCGTAAGGCGAACTAGATCTCCATAATCCCAACCGAGCATTCTGCAGTTCATGGCCCAGGAGAGTATAGAACTCCAACGTAGGACCCAGCCCTGTCCCAACCTCACCAAAGTATTCCACCTCAAGAACAGCTCTCTGACTAGAGAACATCTCCATAACTTTGGCGGCAGAATCCAGAATGCGGTTACGGGAAACACGGACCTTCTGGCGTTGAAGCCTGCCAAATCGGACCTCTCTTTCGCTGCCAGTGTTGGGATTATCACCCTGTTGCTGCTGAAGTCGATTCAACGCCCGGGACAACCCAAAAGCTGTGGAATGGAAGTACTGCCTCCTCGTTTCGAAGGGGAACAGAAAGGGACAGGCTTTAGTGATCTGATTACACCAAGAAGGTAAACTGCCGCTGCAGAGTGCAAGAACATCCTGCATTTGCCGAGTAAGCTTCGGTGTCAACTTACTGTTGACGAACTCTTCTGAAGGCACCTTGGTTCCAGCTTCATATAGCTCATCCAGAGTAGCGATTTTCCCCTCAGCAAAATCATCAGATGCTGTCTGCGCTCTTAAACGAGGGGATAGCTGATTCAGCCCCTCTAATACACGTAACAACGCTAAAATGCTGTAAGTTGAGTTTGTTTTCTCCAAATCACATGGAAGTTCCCCTTGTAAGATGCTATCAAGAAGAGAAACCTTGTGTGCTTCAGAAACAGATCTGCCTGATTCTGACTTTTGATGCAATGAGGCAGAACTACCTTGGGATCCCTTCTCAGCCTGGCTATCAGCCTTCTGGTAAGTTATCGTGAACACGTCACCCCAGAATCGGTTTCCATCGTTTGGTAGGTCAGACCCGTTGAACCTTTCTTCATCATCCTCGTCGAGCATCAGTTGACGTTGGATTGCTTGATATACGGTCAAATTTTTGCTAAGCTGCTTCCCGCCAGCCATGAATATCAGTTTGTTGTGCTCACTCATGCTGCCTCCAAGTGACAGGCCACGCCGATCACGACCACCTCTAACACCGCGACCACCACCAGAAGTCAGCCCAGCCATTGTCGCAGCAACAAATGACATTGCCCCTTGCGATCCAAAGGCACCTGCAGTTCGAAATTCAGCAGCATTTACTCCCCTGCCCATAATGTTTCTAGCACTGGAACCAGAACCAGATGATGGCTGCGCCTGGCTATCACTTGCTGAACCAACATTGGAGTCATCAGCGTCACCCAACTTCACATCATGCACCCCATCTTGAACACAAATAGGAAGAGAGCCCTCTTGCAGAACCTGAAAATCTCAACAGTCATATATTAGAGGCAGAAAAAAATGATCTTCGTGCTGTTCAAGTAAGATCTTTATTTCCTGAGTACGGGTGAATCTTAAAGCATGCCTGTTAAGTTTAGTATCTTGAAGCTTATAATCTCAATAAACTAATTTACTATATTATATGAgccatcccccccccccccaatgccTTTGTATTCTCTGTGGATGGATCACTTAGGACAAACAGGGAAAATATAGATGCTTGTCTACCCCCAACTTATACCTAAGCATGAGTATAAAATAGGCCAGACTGTCTAAACTATCTCATGAACACATTAATACTCCAAATACAAATACATACAAGGTTTGCGAGAGAAATGAAGATCATCGTAAAAAATATCacctcatgatcatcatcttcatcctctgaaATGTCATCATCATCAATCATTAAAGCATCATCAAGCTCAATATGAGATGTGTCCAGCTCCTCATCCTGCACATAAGCACATAACAGAAAAAGAGGTATTACTTCGCAGAGTTCCAGTTCAAGTAAAACCCAAACATTATCCCCAAATTTTAAATTGAGAGCTTGGTTGACTATACGGCTTAATCACCCTTGCACATTATCGCAAACTATACAGCACAAGATGGTCTCAGTGCATGGCAACATTACTCATGGAGAAAATCACCAGGAAAGAGCCAACAAACAACCACGAGTTATTATATATAAAAGGGTTGGGAGCTTTATCTCTTTCTTTGGCAAGAAGCCACGAATAACAAAAATGGGCATGGCACAATGCCCAAAGAAGATGCATGTTTAAATATCTGGTGCTAGCCTAGGGTATGTGCCAATTGCACTGGTACTTACACAAATATGTCTCGAAACATGCAGCCCTCTTTTCCAAACATGATTTACATCATTGGTAAATGTATACAGCTTCTGTCAGATATAACAACGATAACTAGATTCAAACCCACATGAAATCCATGCACAGCTTATTGCTACAAATTCCTAATGATATCACTAGCTTTCACAGTTTGTGCAAAAACAGAAATACAAGATTTGAGTATGTTTCTCTATTCCCAGAAGTTTTTCTGGAAGATATAGTTCAATGAATTATCTAGCACCCTCTAAAGCTTACGGTGCCGATGCAGCTACATGACAAGCAACAAAAGGAAGTTGTCCATTTTTTATAATTTATTATTATTAACCCAATCTTTCTCATATTTAGTATCACAGCTTAGATGGAATATGCACTAGAATCTCATAGGAAGCTATACTGAAATAAGAACCACATCCTTTTTTGGAGTTCTCTTATTCATGTAGAGTGCAAAAAAAACAATGCATACCTCAGAACTACTGTCACCATGTGTTTGCTTCATGTCCAAATCTTTCTCCAAGGCAGATTTTCTGCGGGTAGCATTCCTTGTGTTCGGTCCTTTTGGTTCAGCTGAGCTTGGTTTTACAACAGCTTTGCCTTTTGCCTTTGCGCTACTAGTGCTTTCCTCTAGAGACTCCTTACTAGATGTACCAGCACTTGCAGCAGATGACTTTGATCTTGTTGTTGGACGCCGGGCTGATGCAGGTGTTGATGATCCACCAGCAGCGGCACCGGGTGTACCAGATTCAGAATTATTTGCAGAAGCGACTGGAGGTTTGGAAGCAGCCTCACCGCGCTGAACTCTGGGCCAAAGAAAATCTTCGACGGCTGCCAGACTCGCAAAGGGATCGATAAGTACAATATTTGATGAATAATCCCGAAGTGATTTTTCGCCTTGAGCTCGACACAGGCGCAACTTGAAGGGTTGAGCTAGAGCGCCAAGACCTGAGGTCAGACGGGAGCCGCCAGTACCAATTCTGTTAGACTGGCTGAGCACAACAGGGAAACGCTCCAACGAACATAATGCACTTTGCAGTTTTTGGACCAAGAGAGTCATTGGAGTTTCATCCCTTTCATGGTCGGCAGAAAGGGCAACAGATATGAAGGACTTGTATCTCCTAAGCGCCTGCTGGCGAAGCTTTGGCAGGTTTGCTTCGGATACCTTCTCCTTCCCGAATGTCCCACATGACAAATAGTCAAGGAATGATGTGATAACTCCGCTCCTGATGAACTCAAATGTGGAGACACCATTAGCTTTGCTTAGCTCAGCAAGCATTTCATTTACTATCAGGTCTAACTGTTCATCCACATCATGTGAGATGTCAAAATGGCTAGGGCTCAAGGCTTTTGATTTCCCTTTGGCTTTTGTTATGACATTGTCAGTTGCAGTATTCAACTTTGCACACAGTGCTCTCAGCTTAAGAAGGTCGTCAGTGACTCCAGCGTCGCTTGAACCATGGTCTGAAGGGAAGTATTTATCTTTGAACGACTTCGCACGATCGCTAACTTCAAAACGGAGACTGGTGACTGGAACTTCTGTAGAGCATGGCGATGCGCTGGCAATGCCAGAATTGGAGGCGTTTGACACATCTAACAAACTGTTCTCTGTAGGTGCAGCACCCCCACGACGACGCTGTCGTCTAGGGCGTGAGGACATAACAGAATCGCCATCCTTATCCTGTGGTGGTACCTGAGGAGGCACCATATTTGAGGATTCCGGACATATAAGTGCTTCCACAGCATGAACAACACCTTCCCTCACAAATAACTTGGAGAATGTCTCGGGAAGTTTTTCCATCATAATTTCTGCTATCTGAAGAGCAGGAATCAGCACTTGTGGATCTTTCCAAGCAAGAATGCCTGCTAAGAAGCTGCAAGGGACATTTATATAACTCAGACAGGATCagcaaagaagaattgtatattgaAGAAATGAATCACACATCATAGTAGAAACTTGTATCAGTACCTGGATATGTTTGTCGTGCTAAGGAGAGTCTGGATCATTTCAGCAGAGCTATAGCACATTAATTTCCCAATGATAGATAAGCACTTGTGACGTATTGGTGCATTTACACTTGAACCATACACCTGTCCGCCAGGGGAGGTTATTAAGCATGAGAACGAAAAATAAGTCCAAAAGTTCGTAAAAAAATTTCATCAATAAGAAATAAAAAAGAGAACAGACCTGTGTCATTACGGGCAATAAGTCCATACCGAACTGTTGTAGAAGTTCGGGGTGCTCCTGTAATAGACTCTCATGGCCTGACCTCTCATTTTCTGTTGAACCAGCCCCATCTTGTTTGGTGGGAGCAGGTCTCCTTGTAGAAGAGCCTTTAATAAATACACGACAGTTTGTTGGTAAAGAAATTATCCCCACAGGCAAATGTGGGAGCAAATCATCAGCAAGGCTCACGATCTCAAACATCTGCAGGGTTAAAAGTAAATATATGAACACCATTCATGCAAGAAAAGCATGCAAGCATATATTACCCTCCCACTCGGGATCAAACACATGCGATTTTATTGTTTTAATCAATGTTTGagaagctaagcaagagaagtaactACAGACAACATTACACATCTATATCAAAAAAATGTCAGATTCTCTTGAAACTCTACCAAATATGGTTGTTGGAATACATGATTTACTTGTGCATTTCTGTTCCCTATTCGTGCCTCCATAGAACATCTCGAAGGTTTTGATGCAAGATGCCTAAATCAAGGATGATAACTAAATTGCTTGGCCACCATACTCCTAAGACATGGCATTTTTACTTTGCTCTATAGTTTTCTTTTGGATGATAATATGCACGTTCATCATCAAGCCAACTGTGGACTAGTTTGAATGTTTGATACATAACTCTCTTCAGGACTAAATTACGCGTATGCCTGGCATGTATAATTACACAAATGTTATGGAACCTttccattttcagcaagttttgtaAGCTGCAGAGAGGATGTGAAAGAGGCAATGCTAGTACATCATCTGCTAGTCAAATTTCAATAGATAATACATACAAATTGGGTCTCATCAAAGATGGTAAAAACTAGTCATCAAGCTAACACCCACAGAATAGTAAAGCCAGTGATAGATGTAACTACCTGATCAGCAGGCCTTGACAAAGCTGGGGCGACTGACGTTCCAGCAACCAAACCAGACCCTGAAAGAATTTCTTTAATGGTGCCActaatgccaagaagaagaagtgtTTTGGCTGCCAACAGCGATCCACTCGCACAAGTTGAGAGAAGACGGATTAAACCCTAAAAGGATGAGCAATCCACACTTAGCAAGACAACAGGAAAAAAGGGCCAAAGTAAGCAATACAGAAGGATAGAAAACACATTTATTTGTGTATACCGTATATGTCGATGTGCTGAGCGATGTCTGGCCTGGGGAGTTGCTGATGGATACCAAGTTAGCAGCTTGCGCAACCAGCCCATGATTGCACAGCTCATCCAACTTCTCAGGATGGTGAGCAAAGGCCTCTGCAATGCGTGTTAAACAAACAGAAGCATGCTCTAGTACCTGTTATCAATGTGCAAAAACAACAGGTTGAAACCATTGTATGTGCCCTGGCAGGATCCGTATTTCATAATAAGAGATCAAGGGTCAGAAGCTTGGACTTCGAAGGCACCAACCTTAGAGTCATGGTGGTGTAGGAGATTAGTGAGCAACGGTACAGCTTCCATGACGAACTCGGATGCATCGGATGGCAGCTTCCTGCAAATATTGGCAGCAGTAGACAGTGCAACTCTCTAGAAGAATGCATGTCCACCAAGGAAACATATATGGTAAGTAGAAGCAAACAGTGCACACAGGGAAGACAGGGGAAACAAAACTGAAGTAAAATGGAACCAAGGCGCATGCTCTGTGAATACGACAAAATGAACTACATTCTGTTGAAGAAACCGTGGGGTTGAATTCAGATAAATACCTGAACACCAGTGGAGAAGAAGTCCAGATACGACAGGACGGCCATTAGCGCACCAGCTCTCAAACATGCAGTAGGATGCTCGAGGGAAATCTTCCTAAGAGCTTGCAGAGACTAGGAGCATCATAAAAACATATACCGTAATTTGTCAGTATATTGGTGAGTGAATGCATGAAGGgaacaagaagacatgtttgtctcCCATGCGAATCTACTGAGAATGTAAAGTAAGTAGAAGTAGAAATATCCATGATTCATGACAAGATAATATCCAGCCATAATACACGCTAATTGTCTCACCGCAGGCCAAATATGGCGCGAACACATGCAAAATTGTAAGCAACAGCATATTCATTTCGCGCAAAGAAAAGAAAACGATCTACAACGTTAGCTACCATGTATTGTAGATCGAGCAATTAAGTTCTAGGTCGGTTAATTTGGCAATTCACCTGCTCGGCGAGGTCCATGTACTCGATGGTGAGGAGCCGGGCGCAGAAGCACGGTATAGCGCCATAGTGCACGACGGAGGAGCAGGCGGAGGGCAGCACGTCGACGAGGTTGGCGAGGGCGCGCGCGGCGAGCAGCATGACCTCGGGGCTGGCGCCGGGGCCGTCCTCCTCGCGGAGCAGGCCGACGAGGAGCGGCACGAAGGCGTCGACGGGGAAGGCGGCCAGCGAGTCCTCGGTGCCGATGGAGAGCATCTCGCAGAGCTGCATGAGGGAGCCGAGCTGGCGCGACTCGTCGCCCTCGGCCTGCAGCCCGGCCAGGATCCGCTTGAGCTgcgcggaggtggtggaggaggccgcggccgccgccgcggaGCCCGGGAGCAGGTCGTCCAGCCCGGCGCCCAGCCTGCGTAGGAGGCCCTGGAGGGCGGTGCTGGCGGAGGTGAAGGAGGGCGGGAAGGGGGCGGCGGCAGAGTCGTCGtcgccgtcctcgtcctcgtcctcgtggtggtggtggtggggggccgGGTTGGAGGTGGAGGAGGGGTCCAAGTCCTTGCCTTTCTCCGCTGcggcggccgcggctgccgccgcggcGCGCGCCCGNNNNNNNNNNNNNNNNNNNNNNNNNNNNNNNNNNNNNNNNNNNNNNNNNNNNNNNNNNNNNNNNNNNNNNNNNNNNNNNNNNNNNNNNNNNNNNNNNNNNNNNNNNNNNNNNNNNNNNNNNNNNNNNNNNNNNNNNNNNNNNNNNNNNNNNNNNNNNNNNNNNNNNNNNNNNNNNNNNNNNNNNNNNNNNNNNNNNNNNNNNNNNNNNNNNNNNNNNNNNNNNNNNNNNNNNNNNNNNNNNNNNNNNNNNNNNNNNNNNNNNNNNNNNNNNNNNNNNNNNNNNNNNNNNNNNNNNNNNNNNNNNNNNNNNNNNNNNNNNNNNNNNNNNNNNNNNNNNNNNNNNNNNNNNNNNNNNNNNNNNNNNNNNNNNNNNNNNNNNNNNNNNNNNNNNNNNNNNNNNNNNNNNNNNNNNNNNNNNNNNNNNNNNNNNNNNNNNNNNNNNNNTCCCCGCGGGCGGATCaccggagggggcggcggcgggcggaatcgatCCGGCGGTGCGGGGGGAGGGGAAGGGGATCCCTAATggaggggggggagggggcgctaaTGGCGTGGGATTTGGGGATTTCTCGAGGGTTAGCCGGTGAAGGGAGGAGAAAGACGGGATTTTTGCCACTGACTTCACTCCCCCTCCCACTTCCCACTCCCCGACCGCTTCTCCCCTCCCTTTTCACTCCCTTCTCTTCTCTTCCTCCACCAGTAAAAACATATTTTTCCCTCCTCTCATTCTGCTGAATAACAATATTTAATTATTATATTTTGTACTAACAAAATATTTCCTTCTTTTTTCGCTATTCTTTCTCGACTCTTACTTACTGTATATCTTTGTTTCAGACAAGACCGACCACGCATACAAGGTCTCGCACCGCCACCCACGACGGCAGGGGTAGGAATAATTTTCAGGTTTGGCGGAGTTTATAAACAAAAAGAAAACATGTATAACTTAACTATGCAAGAACTcgctagaatatatatatatatatatatatatatatatatatatatatatatatatatatatatatattacttggTGTTCCACAAATACAACTAAGGTCCAAAAGTTAAATATTGATCTTCTCTTCCTCCACCAATAAAAAAAATCCCTCCCCTTTTTGTGCTGAATAACAATATTTAATTACTCACTCCGTCCAAAAAAGTTTGTCACTCAAATGGATAtatctagcatcaagttagtgctaAAAACGTCCGTCTGAAGGAtaaacttgtccctcaaatggatataTCTAGCACTAAATTCATTTGAGACACAGGCTTGAGACAAgcttttccagacggagggagtataacttaACTATGCAAGAACTCGCTAGAATACTAGATATATATTACTTGGTGTTCAACAAATACAACTAAGATCCAAAAGTTAAATATTAGTCTTCTAAATGCCTAACTTGATGAAGATTACATGGATGATCGATTGCCAATGCATCATTCATATTAACTAGACGGGCATAAGGATGACCTATAAAACATAAAACCATATATAAATCATGAATTAGTAACTAGCTGGATATAATAGTAAGTAATAGATCATGCAAGCGGAGCTAGTTAGAAAGAATACATACCCACAATGCAATTAAGGGGAAAAAAGAAGCACAAAGAATTATACCTATCATTACATACGTCATCTTCTTCTTTAGCGCCATCTGCAAACCCTCGCGAACTCGCCGAGTGGCCGGTCACCGCCTCCCTAATCGCGGCCTCGTGGAGTCCCTATCACCGGACATCGCATGTCGGTCCACGCTTCATCGATCGTGGCCTCGCGGAGTCCCTATCACCGAACGTCGCATGTCGGTCCGCCTCATCGATCGTGGCCTCGCGGAGTCTCTGTCGCTTGTTCACCGATCACCGGCTGAGCACCAAGCAGGATGCAGTTGTGTGATTCTTGTGAACTTGGATCGATCAATGTGCGGTCAGCCCATGAACATGGCGCATCACTCCATTGTCAGCCAAACCTAAAAAATGTACTAGGCTGTAGTATATCTACATTATATATTACCGTCATATTTTTTTACGGAGGAAGTAGTATTTTAACAGCAGCTTAGTTATGGCGTTGGCCAAACCTTGCCATATTTGCTAGCTTCGCCACTGGCCATCCATGCGCACACGGTCGCATACCGAAGGATCATGGTTGGTTCAATCTCTCCCCTACAATTGCACACATCTCTCCCCTACAATTTGCACACAATGACAGGGGAGGGGGGCTACAAGATCACATGCATTCAAAAGGAAAATTAGATGAATTCAAGAGCGGGGGCTACAGGATCAGGGCTCTTTAGACGAATTCAAAAGGGAAATTATGACATGTATATGTTAGAATGCAGCAAGGTCTGCTGGATTTCACCAAAAACACGGCTCGTACAAAATAGATATAGACATGATGATGTAATAAATGACATTGTGCATGCTCGTTGGCGGTAGCATAATGTAAGAAAAAGATTAACAATAATTCTACTTTTTTCACCCGTCATATATATCGGTTGGCCTCTGCATAGTGCCCATCTCGGTTAGGTGTGCTATTTTGACCAAGCCTGGTTCCTACCTCGGCTAGGTGTGTCATTTTGACCAAGCGTTTTATTTCtgtttcacaaaataaaaaaagggTAAATATAGCATGGGCAAAACAACCAAAACGAATTGTGTGCATTCTAGTTTTGTACGGGGAGTGAACCAACCTGTGTTggaatggttaggtggacagtggtatctccagcccaccaagattcaagtcctggtgctcgcatttatcctggatttatttcaagatttctgacgatacgctttcagtgggaggagatggccCCGTCGACTACAAGGTGTCTATATATGTCGGCTCGGTCtatcagaggtgctcataggggtaggatgtgtgtgtgtgcgttcatatgggtgagtgtatgcgtgtttATACGAGCGTTTGTGTTTATACTGTGTTCAAAAAAAATATTTTGTACATGAGAAAAATTGTGAGCATTCTAGTTCTGTACGATTGTACGGAAAGGAATTATATGAACAGGTGTTGCACCAAATTAGCACGTGCTGGTAATCAAGAAAACAATTTTCCGTGTATAATATACTCACTCCATGGGCCCCGCATTTCCCTTTCAAACGATGATGATTGACCTTAAATAGGCGGGCCCACATGAACACGACTGGAGGCTGTAAACAGGGTTCACAAAAGGTCCTCTACAACAGACATGGACAGGTAGATGCGGCCAGCGAGATTTCACTGTCACGCCATATTTTCTCTCTTCATATCATAaataatgaaaaagaaaagaaggatccATCCATCCCCCAATTTGGTGAGACACACATGATGCCATGCCAACACTCGACAAGGACACATAAGAGTGGACCTAAAAAAAGTCAAATAAGAGTGAGGAAAATTGAAATATGTTGAAATTGAAACATACTACATGTTGGAATTGCGCTAAAAAAAACTTGAATGTAGCTTGTACCCACCAATAAGGTCAAATATTTTTAAACTTGCTTGCGCTTGTATTTTTTTTTTCTAAAAGAGAAATGTTCCCAAAACGAAGCGCCAAATATAACTCAGGTGTCATCCTCTTCCACTGATGCAGGCTCGGTATCTCGGAGGTGCTCGTAGGAGTAGGGGGATgtgcgtgcgttcataggggtgagtatgTGCGTGTATGTGGGCGTATGTGTCTGTACTGTATTCACAAAATAATTTCTTACCACAAAAAATCACAAAATATATGAGTGCGCAATGATGACAACCTACCTTAGATAGGAAAGTTTTTCATATGTAGCATGATAAGTTTAACCGTGAACTCGACTTTGTGAAGATCCTACAAAAGCACCATACCGTGAAGATCCTACACAAAACCAATATGATTTGATGGTCTCAATTTTATCTAGTTGAGCCGGTGTTCTTTTTTAGCCCCGACAATGCCTCGTTGGCGGGGCTTTCGCTTCCAGGAGTCGGATGAGCGCGTCCGAGAGAGTGACTCTGTTCCCGCGAGAGCTATACCTCGCATTAAGCGAGATGTCATGATCACTCGCTGAAAGGTCCACAGTACTCAGGCCGGCTCATTCCTGCACAGTAAACGGAAAAGGAGAAGAGAAAAGGGAGCGCGGGGTGATTCGAACCACGGTCTCCTGGTATCAAGCAAGCGTGGCTAGCTACTAGGCTTTGCCTTAGGTTCGTCACAGAGTAGTAAGGCGAGACTACTTAAGTCCAAACGAGTCGGGGTTTCCATTGTTTTTTCTCCATATTTTTTTaggtttttgttttcttttgtttcttctcttttttcttatttgggcttttattatttttatttgtttcttaggttttatttttattttctcttttttggtttattttgtttctttttcggttttcatttttttgggtttctttgtttcttttcgtCTTCATTCTACATTTTTTATATGCTAAccacatttttctaatacatgttaACAACTTTCCAATACAATTTGTtttgtatatatgatcaacatttttctatacacattttaaacattagtcaaatgcttgattaacattttatgAACATTGGTCAAAAAAATATATACTTTTTTAAAAAATATGCtttattaacatttttaaaataaaaaactatttttttgaatacatggtcaactttttaatacacatttaacattttttaaaagcTTGATTAACACTTTGTAAACACTGGTTCAACATtgttttccaaatgcttgattaacatttttatatacatgatcaattttttcattattttttattacatggtaaacatttttctatacacatttaacatttcccaaatgcttgattaacatttttaaaatacttagTTCAACAtcttttccaaatgcttgattaacattttaatatacatgataaaaaatcatcattttctaatacatgatcaacatttttctatacactatacacgttcaacattttttgaatgcttgttcaacatttttcaaatacttttcaaCTTTTTAAAATATTTTTGGTAGAGTGTTaactgtaatatatatatatatatatatatttgaatattttaaagtataagcaaaaatacaaaaacaaagaaaaaaacaaaaacagaaaacagaaaacagaaaaaaaaagaggcTGTGGTCTCCCACACGCGTGGGCTGGCCCATCTCACTCGCCTCTTGAGCGAGTCTGAAGCTACACTCGCTGAAGGGGAGATATAGAGGCGCccctttgttcctcctcattctGCATGCCAGGGGAATGTATCTGGTGCATCGGGGCAATTGATGCTACCCGTGCACCGAACTCTATTGCACattaaaaaatgtttaaaaaaattcaaaccaAAATTAGTGCATCGACACAACATCAATGTATATTGTCACAAAAATTCAAATGAAAATCAAAACAAtgctcgagatacaaaaatgacaaatttgacgtcaatgtgctaatgggccaAAATTGAAGCCCAACTTGTGTTATGTACTATTGAGTGTTAAATTTGTCAGTTTTGTATCTCGAGCAATATTTTAAATTTTGATTTAAATTTTTGTGacaacatacattgatgttgtgtcaatGCACTAAATTGTTTCCGAATTTTTTCAAACATTTTTTAATGTGCAATGAGCGATCAGTGCACCGGTAACACACATTGCCCTGGTGCACTAGATACATCCCCTGTACGCCAGTTCGTTTTCTGCCGCATAGGGCGTGTCCACGAGGAATACCAAGAGTCAAAGGTAAATCTCTAGACGAATTTCTCTTATCCCTCAATCTTAATCTAGTGATTAatttgtagccttctttttacaacAATGGTATCCTTGGAGTATCGTGTTGCCGACTTTAGCTTCTCTTTCCACCTCTATTCGTCTCAAGGACAAGGAAAAGTCAAGCAAAAAGAATTAAGTCCAGAAAACTTAGGCATCTATTAGGCTTCTTGGAGCCCGGTATCTTACATTTTTAAGAAATTAATCCTCACTACTAGCGATTCTTTCAATATGCACACTGTTCATATGCTCACGTATATTTCCGCCTGAAGGCCCATCACACGTCTTGAAGGCCCATCACACGTCTCACTGGTTTTTTCTTTATTCTCCACACGAGCGTT from Triticum dicoccoides isolate Atlit2015 ecotype Zavitan chromosome 6A, WEW_v2.0, whole genome shotgun sequence encodes:
- the LOC119319164 gene encoding E3 ubiquitin-protein ligase UPL3-like; this translates as MQLCEMLSIGTEDSLAAFPVDAFVPLLVGLLREEDGPGASPEVMLLAARALANLVDVLPSACSSVVHYGAIPCFCARLLTIEYMDLAEQSLQALRKISLEHPTACLRAGALMAVLSYLDFFSTGVQRVALSTAANICRKLPSDASEFVMEAVPLLTNLLHHHDSKVLEHASVCLTRIAEAFAHHPEKLDELCNHGLVAQAANLVSISNSPGQTSLSTSTYTGLIRLLSTCASGSLLAAKTLLLLGISGTIKEILSGSGLVAGTSVAPALSRPADQMFEIVSLADDLLPHLPVGIISLPTNCRVFIKGSSTRRPAPTKQDGAGSTENERSGHESLLQEHPELLQQFGMDLLPVMTQVYGSSVNAPIRHKCLSIIGKLMCYSSAEMIQTLLSTTNISSFLAGILAWKDPQVLIPALQIAEIMMEKLPETFSKLFVREGVVHAVEALICPESSNMVPPQVPPQDKDGDSVMSSRPRRQRRRGGAAPTENSLLDVSNASNSGIASASPCSTEVPVTSLRFEVSDRAKSFKDKYFPSDHGSSDAGVTDDLLKLRALCAKLNTATDNVITKAKGKSKALSPSHFDISHDVDEQLDLIVNEMLAELSKANGVSTFEFIRSGVITSFLDYLSCGTFGKEKVSEANLPKLRQQALRRYKSFISVALSADHERDETPMTLLVQKLQSALCSLERFPVVLSQSNRIGTGGSRLTSGLGALAQPFKLRLCRAQGEKSLRDYSSNIVLIDPFASLAAVEDFLWPRVQRGEAASKPPVASANNSESGTPGAAAGGSSTPASARRPTTRSKSSAASAGTSSKESLEESTSSAKAKGKAVVKPSSAEPKGPNTRNATRRKSALEKDLDMKQTHGDSSSEDEELDTSHIELDDALMIDDDDISEDEDDDHEVLQEGSLPICVQDGVHDVKLGDADDSNVGSASDSQAQPSSGSGSSARNIMGRGVNAAEFRTAGAFGSQGAMSFVAATMAGLTSGGGRGVRGGRDRRGLSLGGSMSEHNKLIFMAGGKQLSKNLTVYQAIQRQLMLDEDDEERFNGSDLPNDGNRFWGDVFTITYQKADSQAEKGSQGSSASLHQKSESGRSVSEAHKVSLLDSILQGELPCDLEKTNSTYSILALLRVLEGLNQLSPRLRAQTASDDFAEGKIATLDELYEAGTKVPSEEFVNSKLTPKLTRQMQDVLALCSGSLPSWCNQITKACPFLFPFETRRQYFHSTAFGLSRALNRLQQQQGDNPNTGSEREVRFGRLQRQKVRVSRNRILDSAAKVMEMFSSQRAVLEVEYFGEVGTGLGPTLEFYTLLGHELQNARLGLWRSSSPYDYSEMEIDKNGVIHVDSDDDLPAPQKLNSSEDARNLVQAPLGLFPRPWPSNVDTSEGSRFFKVVEYFRLVGRVVAKVLQDGRLLDLPLSTAFYKLILGQELDLFDIISFDAELGKTLQELQVLVERRRFLESTCGKDQLEVADLRFRGAPIEDLCLDFTLPGFPDYILKEGEQNTIVNIHNLEEYVSLVVDATVKSGIMKQVEAFRSGFSQVFDISSLQIFSPQELDYLICGRQEIWEAESLVDNIKFDHGFTAKSPAIINLLEIMAEFTPDQQHAFCQFVTGASRLPTGGLAALSPKLTIVRKHPSSGVSTLNTSGVTDAADDDLPSVMTCANYLKLPPYSTKEVMRKKLLYAILEGRGSFDLS